In one window of Thalassotalea agarivorans DNA:
- a CDS encoding DUF4097 family beta strand repeat-containing protein, producing the protein MNLVKSTLAVTSYLLLTGCVVVSYPSYAGSDLVAEKELTLPSASLKTLDVEAGAGELIIEGKDGISEITVNAKVYADDSDFEDYTLTLDTSGKTAKLVSEIDNSFSWGDGPNAYIDVRVTVPSELFLSVEDGSGSMHITSMKNGADITDGSGSLVIENVAGEVKVNDGSGSLTISSVTGNLDVNDGSGSLEISEVGGSLEVNDGSGSIEISNVGGDANIDDGSGSLTVRDVKGVVTIDDGSGGIDVRRAGGVNIIEAGSGGLTIKDVEGNFEIDS; encoded by the coding sequence ATGAACTTAGTTAAATCTACTCTCGCTGTTACGTCATACCTGCTACTTACAGGCTGTGTCGTGGTGTCTTATCCGTCGTACGCTGGCAGCGACCTTGTTGCAGAAAAGGAACTAACGCTTCCTAGCGCGAGTTTAAAAACGTTAGACGTTGAAGCAGGTGCTGGCGAACTAATTATTGAAGGTAAAGATGGCATTAGCGAAATTACCGTGAATGCTAAAGTGTATGCTGACGACTCAGACTTCGAAGACTATACCCTAACGCTCGATACCTCAGGCAAAACTGCAAAACTAGTGTCTGAAATCGATAATAGTTTTAGTTGGGGCGATGGTCCTAATGCCTATATCGATGTGCGCGTAACTGTGCCAAGCGAACTGTTCTTATCGGTTGAAGATGGTTCGGGCAGCATGCATATTACCAGCATGAAAAATGGTGCGGATATTACCGATGGTTCAGGTAGCCTTGTGATAGAAAATGTCGCTGGCGAAGTTAAAGTCAACGACGGTAGCGGTTCATTAACCATTTCAAGCGTTACTGGCAATTTGGACGTTAATGATGGTTCGGGTTCACTAGAGATTAGTGAAGTCGGTGGCAGTTTGGAGGTCAATGACGGCTCCGGCTCAATTGAAATTAGTAATGTTGGTGGCGACGCGAACATTGACGACGGTTCAGGTAGTTTAACGGTTCGTGACGTCAAAGGCGTTGTAACAATTGACGACGGTAGTGGCGGCATTGATGTGCGCAGAGCGGGTGGCGTTAACATTATTGAAGCGGGCTCTGGCGGCTTAACTATCAAGGACGTAGAAGGAAACTTCGAAATCGATAGTTAA
- a CDS encoding IS4 family transposase → MPAFTQFHDFIEESPVDIAKLTTFCEHIPDDWVYQATGLSAKATIRRRRLPSDMVLWLVVGMAFFRNEPIAEVARRMNICAEGLADEKLLAKSALTEARKRLGSESMAWLFRQCSNQWGLERYPGDTWHGLQVFAVDGALFRTNDTPELREHFGSGNTSTNRQTPFPMLRLVTLMNVRSHVIVDGDISPYRKGEIPLAKGFMDKLPDNSVTLLDKGFYSAELLLGINKLGDNSHWLIPARKGLKYTLLDKQESNDQLVEMKVSPQARKKNPDLPETWKVRAVTYEVAGKVKTVFTSLPRDKYNAQDVAELYHERWEIELGYRDIKSSMQHNAITLRSKTVDLVYQELWGLVLGYNLVRREASQAAVSHQRAPNEISFKYACQFIASQLKVMAKALSPGNTPKRLAQLRGDLTMLFKENRPRPSRPRAVKISKTRYPINRNAAPLK, encoded by the coding sequence ATGCCTGCCTTCACCCAGTTTCACGATTTTATCGAAGAATCCCCAGTAGATATTGCCAAGTTAACCACCTTTTGTGAGCACATTCCTGACGATTGGGTTTATCAAGCGACAGGGTTGTCAGCCAAAGCTACAATCCGAAGACGGCGTTTGCCCAGTGATATGGTGCTTTGGTTGGTAGTTGGTATGGCATTTTTTAGAAACGAACCGATTGCTGAAGTAGCAAGGCGTATGAACATATGTGCTGAAGGCTTAGCTGATGAAAAACTTTTAGCTAAAAGTGCATTAACCGAAGCGAGAAAACGTCTTGGCTCTGAATCGATGGCATGGCTATTTAGGCAATGCAGCAACCAATGGGGATTAGAGCGTTACCCAGGTGACACTTGGCACGGCCTTCAGGTTTTTGCTGTTGATGGGGCTTTATTTCGCACAAATGATACGCCTGAATTACGTGAGCATTTCGGCTCTGGAAATACGAGCACAAATCGGCAAACGCCATTTCCTATGTTAAGGCTCGTGACGCTAATGAATGTTCGCTCTCATGTGATTGTTGATGGCGATATAAGCCCTTATCGAAAAGGTGAAATTCCTCTCGCAAAGGGGTTCATGGATAAGTTGCCAGATAACTCAGTTACCCTACTAGACAAAGGTTTCTATAGCGCAGAGCTACTTCTGGGTATAAACAAACTGGGAGACAACAGTCATTGGCTTATTCCCGCAAGAAAAGGTTTAAAGTACACGCTGCTCGACAAGCAAGAAAGTAATGACCAATTGGTCGAGATGAAGGTCTCCCCTCAGGCAAGAAAGAAGAATCCTGACTTACCGGAAACTTGGAAAGTTAGGGCTGTAACGTATGAAGTTGCTGGCAAAGTAAAAACGGTATTCACATCATTACCTCGTGATAAATACAACGCTCAAGATGTTGCCGAGTTATACCATGAGCGTTGGGAAATTGAGCTAGGTTACCGAGACATCAAATCATCAATGCAACACAATGCGATCACCCTTAGAAGCAAAACAGTTGATCTTGTATATCAAGAGTTATGGGGACTTGTGCTGGGTTACAACCTTGTTCGAAGAGAAGCTAGTCAAGCGGCCGTTTCTCATCAAAGAGCTCCTAACGAAATTAGTTTCAAATATGCTTGCCAGTTCATCGCCAGTCAATTGAAAGTGATGGCAAAAGCGCTATCACCTGGTAATACACCAAAACGATTAGCTCAGCTTCGAGGTGACTTGACCATGCTCTTCAAAGAAAACCGCCCTAGGCCATCAAGACCTAGGGCGGTAAAGATATCAAAGACCCGTTATCCAATTAATCGCAATGCTGCTCCACTAAAGTGA
- a CDS encoding DEAD/DEAH box helicase, which translates to MTDSINAAIGFDALGLPENILSSLETLGFEQATAIQAQTIPHLLSGKDVLGEAQTGTGKTAAFGLPALSSVDVSVKKPQVLVLAPTRELAIQVSEAMQSFAKQIKGLRVATIYGGQSYGPQLGQLERGAQVVVGTPGRVMDHIRRKSLKLDNINFCVLDEADEMLNMGFLEDIEWILEHLSSDAQMALFSATMPKQIKKVADRFLKSPAHVKIAPVNKAKANIKQLAWKVSVINKLTALERIAETADYDAMIIFVRTRADTVEVAERLERQGFPALALNGDMNQAQRERTVDQIKSGKSSILIATDVVARGLDIPRIDLVINYDLPGDHESYVHRIGRTGRAGREGTAISFVRPREQYLLRHYEKLTAGKITPFELPTIQEIAASRIQKTHQTLLATIEKTDLEKMREIVANMAEKSETELLDLAAALLYQGQLKQPLQPKEDPKPRRERAERGERRGRERDERRGGERAPRKMRGQTQDVDFQQYRLEVGRSHGVKPGDIVGAIANEISLDSRYIGQIDLHERHSIVQLPKGMPEHLFKQLKKVRVRRQALEISVSQAPVIDQQAKRRKPKFSQKRH; encoded by the coding sequence ATGACAGACTCAATCAATGCTGCGATCGGCTTTGACGCCCTCGGCTTGCCTGAAAATATTTTATCTTCGCTTGAAACATTAGGTTTCGAGCAAGCCACTGCTATTCAAGCACAAACTATTCCTCATTTGCTCTCTGGCAAAGATGTACTAGGTGAAGCACAAACCGGTACAGGTAAAACTGCTGCCTTTGGTTTACCAGCACTTTCATCAGTTGATGTATCGGTTAAAAAACCACAAGTATTAGTACTTGCACCGACACGCGAACTTGCTATTCAGGTATCTGAAGCCATGCAATCTTTCGCGAAACAAATTAAAGGTTTGCGTGTTGCCACAATTTACGGTGGTCAATCATATGGTCCGCAATTAGGGCAATTAGAGCGCGGTGCGCAAGTGGTTGTGGGCACGCCAGGTCGTGTAATGGACCACATTCGTCGCAAGAGCTTGAAGTTAGACAATATTAATTTCTGCGTACTTGATGAAGCCGATGAAATGTTAAACATGGGCTTTTTAGAAGATATCGAATGGATTCTTGAGCACCTTTCAAGTGATGCTCAAATGGCGCTATTTTCAGCGACCATGCCAAAGCAAATTAAGAAAGTAGCTGATCGCTTTTTGAAGTCTCCTGCACACGTTAAGATTGCGCCGGTAAACAAAGCGAAAGCAAACATCAAGCAATTAGCTTGGAAAGTAAGTGTGATTAACAAGTTAACAGCACTAGAGCGTATCGCTGAAACGGCTGACTATGATGCGATGATTATATTCGTGCGTACTCGTGCCGATACCGTTGAAGTAGCTGAGCGTTTAGAGCGCCAAGGTTTCCCTGCACTTGCGTTAAATGGTGATATGAACCAAGCGCAACGTGAGCGTACTGTTGACCAAATCAAGTCAGGTAAGTCGTCTATCTTAATTGCAACCGACGTTGTTGCACGTGGTTTAGATATTCCTCGTATCGATTTAGTTATTAACTACGATTTGCCGGGCGATCACGAATCTTATGTACACCGTATTGGTCGTACAGGCCGTGCTGGTCGTGAAGGTACAGCTATTTCGTTTGTACGTCCTCGTGAACAGTATTTACTGCGCCATTATGAAAAATTAACGGCAGGCAAAATCACGCCATTTGAATTACCAACGATTCAAGAAATTGCGGCATCTCGTATTCAAAAGACGCACCAGACCTTGTTGGCGACTATTGAGAAAACAGATCTTGAAAAGATGCGTGAAATTGTTGCCAATATGGCAGAGAAATCTGAGACTGAGTTGTTAGATTTAGCTGCAGCCTTGTTGTATCAAGGTCAGCTTAAACAACCATTGCAACCAAAAGAAGATCCTAAGCCTCGTAGAGAGCGTGCTGAACGCGGTGAACGCCGCGGTAGAGAACGTGATGAGCGTCGTGGTGGTGAGCGTGCGCCTCGTAAAATGCGTGGTCAAACGCAAGACGTTGATTTCCAGCAGTATCGTTTGGAAGTAGGTCGTTCACACGGTGTTAAGCCAGGTGATATTGTTGGTGCCATTGCTAATGAAATTTCATTAGACAGCCGCTACATCGGTCAAATCGACTTACACGAGCGTCACTCAATTGTGCAACTACCAAAAGGTATGCCTGAGCATCTGTTTAAGCAGCTGAAAAAAGTGCGTGTGCGTCGTCAAGCGTTAGAAATTTCTGTTTCACAAGCACCCGTGATTGATCAGCAGGCGAAACGTCGTAAGCCGAAGTTCTCACAAAAACGTCACTAA
- the hppD gene encoding 4-hydroxyphenylpyruvate dioxygenase, whose product MTEVNNPLKLCGIEFTEYATPDSDFMEKAFYGFGFSKTKKFKGRDIDYFNQNDIHFLLNNEQSGFSREFAKSHGPAICSMGWRVEDAQFAFDQAIERGAKSAQDAANKLPYPAIYGIGDSLIYFIDKFGAKGSIYEDDFEAHPEAVENESKGFQAVDHLTNNVYQGTMEKWANFYKDVFGFTEVRYFDIKGEKTALVSYALQSPCGKFSIPINEGKGTNNNQIDEYLEEYNGPGVQHLAFITDDLVGSLDKLDKSIIDTLNIVPEYYDDVFDRIPWVKEDKEKIRDHQILVDSQKENSYLLQIFTKNIFGPIFIEMIQRVDDKGFGEGNFTALFKSIELNQMERGVL is encoded by the coding sequence ATGACAGAAGTGAACAACCCACTAAAATTATGTGGTATCGAATTTACCGAATACGCAACACCAGATTCAGATTTCATGGAAAAAGCTTTCTATGGTTTTGGCTTTTCTAAAACCAAGAAATTTAAAGGTCGCGATATCGACTATTTCAATCAAAACGATATCCACTTTTTACTAAACAACGAGCAAAGTGGTTTTAGTAGAGAGTTTGCTAAAAGCCATGGTCCAGCGATTTGTTCGATGGGTTGGCGAGTAGAAGACGCACAATTTGCCTTTGATCAAGCAATTGAGCGCGGCGCCAAGTCAGCACAAGATGCAGCAAATAAGTTACCTTACCCAGCTATTTACGGTATTGGTGATAGCTTGATTTATTTCATCGACAAATTTGGTGCAAAAGGCTCAATTTATGAAGATGATTTTGAAGCGCATCCTGAAGCGGTTGAGAACGAAAGCAAAGGTTTCCAAGCGGTAGACCACCTAACCAACAATGTGTATCAAGGTACCATGGAAAAGTGGGCAAATTTCTATAAAGACGTGTTTGGCTTTACAGAAGTACGCTACTTTGACATTAAAGGTGAGAAAACAGCGCTTGTTTCTTATGCACTGCAATCACCTTGTGGCAAGTTCAGTATTCCGATCAATGAAGGTAAAGGCACCAACAACAACCAAATTGATGAATACTTAGAAGAGTACAACGGCCCAGGTGTACAACATTTAGCATTTATTACAGATGACTTAGTCGGTTCATTAGACAAGCTAGACAAGTCGATTATTGATACGCTTAATATTGTGCCTGAATACTATGATGATGTATTTGATCGTATTCCTTGGGTTAAGGAAGACAAAGAGAAGATTCGCGATCACCAAATCTTGGTAGATAGCCAAAAAGAAAACTCTTACTTGTTACAAATTTTCACTAAGAATATTTTCGGTCCTATTTTTATCGAAATGATCCAACGTGTGGATGACAAAGGTTTTGGTGAAGGTAATTTCACGGCACTATTTAAGTCGATTGAATTAAACCAAATGGAGCGCGGTGTACTTTAG
- the can gene encoding carbonate dehydratase: MASIDNLFENNKAWADNIENEHPGFFEELSKQQSPDYLWIGCSDSRVPANELLNLMPGEVFVHRNIANQVIHTDLNCLSVIQYAVEVLKVKHVIVCGHYGCGGVNAAMGDAQFGLIDNWLRHIKDVIRLHKATLDAEQDEQAKFNMLCELNVMEQVANVSNTTILKDAWARGQDITVHGFVYNLADGILKNLEVSVDGK; encoded by the coding sequence ATGGCGTCTATAGACAACCTATTTGAGAACAACAAAGCGTGGGCAGATAACATTGAAAATGAGCATCCAGGCTTTTTTGAAGAACTATCAAAGCAGCAATCACCTGATTATTTATGGATTGGTTGTAGTGATTCACGTGTGCCTGCGAATGAACTATTAAACCTGATGCCCGGTGAAGTGTTTGTTCATAGAAACATCGCTAACCAAGTCATTCATACCGATTTGAACTGCTTATCTGTTATTCAATACGCGGTTGAAGTGCTTAAAGTTAAGCACGTAATCGTGTGTGGTCACTATGGTTGTGGCGGTGTAAATGCTGCAATGGGTGACGCACAATTTGGTTTGATCGATAACTGGCTGCGTCACATTAAAGACGTTATTCGTCTTCACAAAGCAACCTTAGACGCAGAACAAGATGAACAAGCAAAGTTCAATATGTTATGTGAACTTAACGTTATGGAACAAGTTGCAAACGTTTCTAACACAACGATTTTAAAAGATGCTTGGGCAAGAGGCCAAGACATCACTGTTCACGGGTTTGTTTACAACCTTGCCGACGGTATTTTGAAAAACTTAGAAGTCTCGGTAGATGGTAAATAA
- the ppiC gene encoding peptidylprolyl isomerase PpiC has protein sequence MATASARHILVKTEKEAQQLLTKLKKGADFGMLAKKHSKCPSGKKGGDLGEFRRGQMVKAFDDVVFKKKVLEFHGPVKTQFGYHIIQTIYRT, from the coding sequence GTGGCAACAGCTAGTGCACGACATATTTTAGTTAAAACAGAAAAGGAAGCGCAGCAACTTTTGACTAAGTTAAAAAAAGGCGCTGATTTTGGCATGCTTGCTAAAAAACACTCTAAGTGTCCTTCGGGTAAAAAGGGTGGCGATCTAGGCGAGTTTAGACGAGGCCAAATGGTAAAAGCGTTTGATGATGTGGTATTTAAAAAGAAAGTATTAGAATTTCATGGGCCGGTTAAAACGCAGTTTGGTTATCATATTATCCAGACCATTTATCGCACATAG
- a CDS encoding DUF2897 family protein — MNTIAIIVILVSLGIIVSGILLLKQSAKKFNLSDEQKEKIKARQKELEQEED; from the coding sequence ATGAACACGATTGCCATTATTGTTATTCTTGTTTCGTTAGGGATTATTGTTAGCGGTATTTTATTGCTCAAGCAATCGGCTAAAAAGTTTAACTTAAGCGACGAGCAAAAAGAAAAAATTAAAGCGCGTCAAAAAGAACTTGAACAAGAAGAAGATTAG
- a CDS encoding lipoprotein-releasing ABC transporter permease subunit, with translation MHFPISFYIGLRYSRAKSRSGFISFITFFSIVGILLGVASLIVVASVMNGFEGELKQRVLGIVPHVVVEADEDWQTQSEKLKALNHVADVTPFSSAEVIIQSSKGLQGVLAYGVVPEKEQGNIVSANIFAGDMQYLARQKYGVVIGEPLARKLGVHLGDDVRIVLPNKTVFTPMGRVPVQRTFSIVGIFNLGSQIDDSVIYLNSKDLAKMHRKKGDGISDLRLYLSDAFKATDVAQSVAAAFPDKHIDTWQRSQGALFSAVNMEKNMMTIMLSLIVAVAAFNIVSALVMVVIEKQGEIGILQTLGMNRRQIMGIFITQGVVNGVWGTLIGAIVGIALALNLNEFMQFIGIANLALGSQLLPVDMQWNNIAVIVLGAVVMSFLATLYPAYRAAKTQPAEVLRNE, from the coding sequence ATGCATTTCCCTATCAGCTTTTATATTGGTTTACGCTACAGTAGAGCTAAATCTCGCAGCGGGTTTATTTCCTTTATTACCTTTTTTTCCATCGTTGGTATTTTACTTGGCGTAGCCTCTCTAATTGTTGTTGCCTCAGTGATGAATGGCTTTGAAGGCGAGCTTAAGCAGCGCGTTTTAGGGATAGTGCCTCATGTTGTGGTTGAAGCCGACGAAGATTGGCAAACTCAATCCGAAAAGCTTAAAGCGCTTAATCATGTCGCCGATGTCACTCCGTTTTCTTCTGCGGAAGTAATTATTCAATCTAGTAAAGGTCTTCAAGGTGTGCTCGCCTATGGTGTAGTGCCTGAAAAAGAGCAGGGCAATATAGTGAGTGCCAATATATTCGCCGGTGATATGCAATACTTAGCCAGACAAAAATATGGCGTAGTTATTGGTGAGCCTCTCGCTAGAAAACTTGGTGTTCACCTAGGCGATGATGTGCGCATTGTGTTGCCGAACAAAACAGTTTTCACTCCAATGGGGCGGGTGCCTGTGCAGCGCACATTTTCGATTGTCGGCATATTCAACCTAGGTAGTCAGATAGACGACAGCGTTATCTATTTAAACAGTAAAGATCTTGCAAAAATGCATCGCAAAAAAGGTGACGGTATTAGCGACCTTAGGCTTTACTTGAGCGATGCCTTTAAGGCTACTGATGTGGCTCAATCAGTTGCAGCAGCTTTTCCTGACAAACATATTGATACCTGGCAGCGTTCACAAGGGGCACTGTTTTCAGCGGTCAATATGGAAAAAAACATGATGACTATCATGTTAAGTCTTATTGTTGCAGTGGCTGCTTTTAACATTGTCTCTGCCTTGGTTATGGTGGTGATAGAAAAGCAGGGTGAGATTGGTATTTTGCAAACCTTAGGCATGAATCGTCGCCAGATTATGGGCATTTTTATTACGCAAGGCGTGGTGAACGGCGTTTGGGGTACCTTGATTGGCGCAATTGTTGGTATTGCCTTAGCGCTTAACTTAAACGAATTTATGCAATTTATCGGTATCGCCAATTTGGCGTTAGGCAGTCAGTTGTTGCCGGTCGATATGCAATGGAACAATATTGCCGTGATTGTTTTAGGCGCAGTAGTGATGAGCTTTCTAGCAACGCTATATCCCGCTTATCGAGCCGCAAAAACACAACCTGCAGAGGTATTAAGAAATGAATGA
- the lolD gene encoding lipoprotein-releasing ABC transporter ATP-binding protein LolD — MNDVLACHALVKTYVQGSNETPVLKALELSVPKGELLAIVGSSGCGKSTFLHLAGGLDKPTSGSVSINGVELENLSEKERAAFRNQHIGFVYQFHHLMMEFTALENVAMPLMIRGDSAKASEQKAAEMLNKVGLEHRLSHRPAELSGGERQRVAIARALVTEPSLVLADEPTGNLDFDTAEQIYQLLRELNRDSQTSFVIVTHDLTLAKRLDRQLTLDHGQLRPLAES, encoded by the coding sequence ATGAATGATGTATTAGCCTGTCATGCGCTAGTCAAAACGTATGTGCAAGGAAGCAATGAAACGCCAGTATTGAAGGCGTTGGAATTGAGTGTGCCAAAAGGAGAGCTACTTGCAATTGTAGGCAGTTCGGGATGTGGTAAAAGTACGTTTTTGCATTTAGCTGGTGGGCTAGATAAACCGACGTCAGGTAGCGTATCAATCAATGGTGTAGAACTTGAAAACCTTTCTGAAAAAGAGCGAGCGGCGTTTAGAAACCAGCATATTGGTTTTGTTTATCAGTTTCATCACTTAATGATGGAATTTACTGCATTAGAAAACGTCGCTATGCCACTAATGATCAGAGGTGACTCTGCTAAAGCAAGCGAGCAAAAGGCCGCAGAAATGCTTAACAAAGTTGGCCTTGAACATCGTTTATCTCATCGTCCTGCGGAGCTATCTGGTGGTGAGAGACAGCGTGTTGCCATTGCTCGAGCGCTTGTTACAGAGCCTTCTTTGGTCTTGGCAGATGAACCTACAGGTAACTTGGATTTTGATACTGCAGAGCAAATATACCAATTACTTCGCGAATTGAATCGCGATAGCCAAACAAGCTTTGTCATTGTTACCCATGATTTAACTTTAGCTAAAAGGTTAGATCGACAATTAACCCTTGATCACGGCCAATTGCGTCCGCTGGCAGAGAGCTAA
- the lolE gene encoding lipoprotein-releasing ABC transporter permease subunit LolE has product MYKPLSLFLAIRYFRSNQNKGFARFISAASTIGIALGVAVLIIVLSAMNGFEKVLADKLLAIEPHGELQSVEKPFNNWQTAVKNVEQFDGVLAAAPVTSLSAILQKGEQVKATQLKAVDVEQELQVSDIAAYVSSGSWHALSQPNTIVLGSGIAKKLSVSVGDTVQILLPQPPKENSSRMPPPKKVNVAVAAIFHFGGTIDDTLSYTRLADAQGWIEQQSGQTMSIRLKVADVFQARRISYEVAYAIDHYVYIKDWTTTQGHVYNDIQLVRVVMFLVLIVVIAVASFNIVSTLVMAVNDKKGDIAILRTMGASRPLIMFAFIVQGTVNGVLGGVIGAVLGSLVATNLTGIIKSIEHVFGLQFLDANVYFIDFIPSQIHWPDITAALITALVLSFVATLYPAWRATKIDPAKVLGHV; this is encoded by the coding sequence ATGTATAAACCGTTAAGTTTATTTTTAGCCATTCGCTACTTTAGGAGTAATCAAAATAAAGGGTTTGCACGCTTTATTTCTGCCGCATCTACAATAGGGATAGCGTTAGGTGTAGCGGTATTAATTATTGTCCTTTCAGCCATGAATGGTTTTGAAAAGGTACTGGCGGACAAACTATTGGCGATTGAACCACATGGCGAATTGCAGTCGGTGGAAAAGCCTTTTAACAATTGGCAAACAGCGGTTAAAAACGTCGAGCAATTTGACGGTGTACTAGCTGCCGCACCGGTCACGTCGTTGTCGGCAATATTGCAAAAAGGAGAACAGGTTAAGGCAACCCAGTTAAAAGCTGTGGATGTCGAGCAGGAGCTTCAGGTATCGGATATAGCAGCCTACGTGTCTTCTGGCAGTTGGCATGCGCTTTCGCAACCTAACACGATTGTGCTTGGCTCTGGTATTGCTAAAAAACTCTCAGTTAGCGTTGGTGACACAGTACAAATTTTGTTGCCGCAACCCCCGAAGGAAAATAGTAGCCGCATGCCGCCACCTAAAAAAGTGAATGTTGCTGTAGCAGCAATATTCCATTTTGGTGGCACTATCGATGACACCTTGTCATATACGCGTTTGGCTGACGCACAAGGTTGGATCGAGCAACAATCCGGGCAAACAATGTCTATCCGCTTGAAAGTTGCCGATGTATTTCAAGCGCGACGTATATCTTATGAAGTAGCCTACGCCATTGACCACTATGTCTACATAAAAGATTGGACGACTACACAAGGACACGTATACAACGATATTCAACTTGTGCGTGTAGTGATGTTTTTAGTGCTTATTGTTGTGATTGCTGTTGCTAGCTTCAATATTGTGTCCACGCTAGTGATGGCTGTAAATGATAAAAAAGGTGATATCGCGATATTACGTACGATGGGCGCGAGCAGACCACTCATCATGTTCGCCTTTATTGTACAAGGCACGGTAAATGGCGTGTTAGGTGGTGTAATAGGTGCAGTATTAGGAAGCTTAGTTGCAACTAATTTAACCGGCATTATCAAATCGATAGAGCATGTATTTGGTTTGCAGTTTTTAGATGCTAATGTCTATTTTATTGACTTTATTCCGAGCCAAATTCATTGGCCAGATATTACCGCCGCATTGATTACTGCGTTGGTGTTATCGTTTGTTGCCACGCTCTATCCTGCTTGGCGAGCAACGAAAATAGATCCTGCCAAAGTACTTGGGCATGTATAA
- a CDS encoding DUF2062 domain-containing protein has translation MPRKKIKKLMPDHQTIKENKYLKIFGPLIHNANLWHLNRRSVAKAFAVGLFCAFIPIPFQMVLAAGIAIIVQANLPLSVALVWITNPITMPFIFYFCYVVGVWVLGEEEQHFAFEASWDWVVDSLSTIGPAFLLGCAICAVVFGIIAYFSIRLLWRYSVARDWKKRQLR, from the coding sequence ATGCCTAGAAAAAAGATCAAAAAATTGATGCCGGATCATCAAACCATCAAAGAAAATAAATATTTGAAAATCTTTGGTCCGCTTATCCATAATGCAAACCTTTGGCATCTTAACCGCCGTTCTGTTGCAAAAGCCTTTGCTGTAGGCCTGTTTTGCGCCTTTATTCCAATACCGTTCCAAATGGTACTAGCCGCCGGTATTGCTATTATAGTACAAGCAAACTTGCCCTTATCCGTTGCCCTTGTATGGATAACAAACCCGATCACTATGCCGTTTATATTTTACTTCTGTTATGTTGTCGGCGTATGGGTCTTGGGTGAAGAAGAACAACATTTTGCTTTTGAAGCCAGTTGGGATTGGGTTGTAGATAGTTTATCGACGATAGGCCCAGCCTTTTTACTTGGCTGTGCCATTTGTGCCGTGGTATTTGGCATTATTGCCTACTTTAGTATTCGTTTACTGTGGCGCTATTCCGTTGCACGAGATTGGAAAAAAAGACAACTTAGATAA